In Oncorhynchus tshawytscha isolate Ot180627B linkage group LG24, Otsh_v2.0, whole genome shotgun sequence, the genomic window GCCTCTTCAGTTAATGTGTTGGTAGGCAGTTGGCCTATTCAATTTCAACCAAAGCATTATGAACTATGTCCAGAAATACCTCCACGGGGTGCATCTTGTCAGTCTGATTTTGCATGGCTGGCTAAAAAACATTTACAAACTATGTCCCTATAATGTGCACTCTTTATCAATGATTTAGATGACTGATAGAGCCGGGGCACTGTGTTCACACCACCgcacctccatcttggcactcctacaccattgtaaaatatatttaggaAGCTATAAAAATGAATTTATTAGTGTCTACACATTTGTTTTTTCATTGTGTATTCTATTACAGActccttaatgcatacttttaaattatattctgTCAGTTCTTCCTTAAATTATATTTTTGGGGGATTACTAATGCTATGTtcaccactacaacaacaacaaaaatacataaatacatgtaattttgtagAATAGAATTCCATTacttcctatggaggactgctcctactggggagtgccaatatggctgaCAGGTGGCTTCCAAAGGCTCTCAATGTCCAATACATAGCTTCAGCAACCAGGGTTTATTTACATCATTGCTATTTATTGTACTGTTTGATGCCAtctatgtacactgaacaaaaatataaaaacgcaacatgtaaagtgttggtccaatgttccATGAGCTCAAATAAAAAGATACCAGAAGTGCTCCATACAGACAAAACCTTATTTTGCTCAGATTTTgcacacaaatgtgtttacacacctgttagtgagcatttgctttgctaaaataatccatccacctgacaagtgttgcatatcaagaagctgattaaacagcatgatcattacacagttacaccttgtgctggggacaataaaaggccactaaaatgtgcagttttgtcaaaaaacacaatgccacagatgtctcaagttgagggggcgtgcaattggcatgctaactgcaagCATGTCCACCAGCGCTGTTGTCAGAGAAAAAGgtcacctccaatgtcattttagaaaatttggcagtatgtctaaccagcctcacaaccgcagaccatgtgtatggtgttgtgtgggcgagcggtttgagtttatttttacaaggacagtgcacattaatcaacgtttcagtaaaagtgccggttttagccaacCAGcaaattttcaaccgcagtccctggcagattagtttgctgatgtcaacgttgtaacAGAGTGACCCATGGTAGCCcggggggttatggtatgggcaggcataaaatatggacaacgaacacattttatcgatggcaattcgAATGCACTGAGATACCGTGGCaagatcctgagacccattgtcgtgccattcatcctccgccatataatgcacggccccatgtcacaaggatctgtacacaattcttggaagctgaaaatgtcccagttcttccattgcctagattctcaccagacatgtcaccgatTGAccatgtgtgggatgctctggatcgacgtgtatgacagatTGTTCCAGGTCCCGCCAAtacccagcaacttcgcacagccattaaagagtgGGGACAATATTCCAAAGCCTGATCAACTTTCTGCAAAGGAGATATGTGgcgctgcatgaagcaaatggtggtctcaccagatactgactggttttctgatccacgcatctacctttaaggtatctgtgaccaacatggggcctaatgaattcatttaatttgactgatttccttaaattaaCTAACTCAGCagcatctttgaaattgttgcgtttatatttatgttcacGAACGGTGTCTGTCCAAAAGCTGTCACTGGCGtaacgtttgctagctaactaacaactAGGACGTTGAGTTTCAGTGCACTGCTTAAGTTAAGAGTACAACAAAGTCTACCAGTTCAACAACCATATGACAGACAGGTcatacgttagctagctaacttagatgACAAAACAACAGTCAGTAAGTAAGTGGAAAATGCATAGATAGTTGACTAGCAGCAATGGCTGGTGCATTTTAGTAGCTTATTCGCTACTACGCTAGCATTtctagttagctagctgactacTCTAGCTAGgtatcaaatcgtatttgtcacatgcgccgaatacaacaggtgtagactttaccgtgaaatgcttacttacgatcTCGTTCCCAAcgatgcagttaaaaaaatattgtttaaACAATATAACAAAAAGAGAACACATACAAGGACGGTACAAAAATATGATAAACTATTATTTAGAGGGGAAATGTGTTCTTTCTTACCGATTTAGATTCCAGTCGTAGTATTTGCCCTTAATTTTCAAATTACTGTTTTTGATGTTTGTTTCACTTATCAGTGTGGCGAATGACTCTATCCTGTATTTCCGCGTTGTGTAACTGAACATCCGGGTTACACACACCTTCCTGAAACGAGGCTCTCGAATCTGGAGTAGTGGGATGAGAAAGCTCAGGTTTTTATTTGCAAAACACGCTGCCTAGGTAGTCTTGACTCTAGGCTAGACTACCGTACACTGACACCGGGACCTCAAAATGCAAAACCAGCTCCCGGAGAAAGAAGGTAAATGGATAGGTAGCCTGTCGGTATCAGTTGTTGCAGTGGCCACCTCTGCAGATATTTTCCAAAAAACAAACTAACGTTgcctaagttagctagctatgcaCTAGTCCATGACTCTGTTCCATTAATGTTACATTACACAATGACTCATTGGACGATGCGTCTTCTACTAAGGGGGAATTTTGTGAAGAGTCCGGAAGTTCAATCTGCACATTAACACTCGTCGCTTGCGGtaaggaccttatctttcatatcagcgagaaataataaaaaataatacaaattataCGCACCTTacggccatatctccatgttacagtgCTTGTTTACGAAAGACAAGAATCGACCACCTGTGCAATTAGCTACCTATCACGAAAGGGCCATGTGTTTCGAAAGCCGTAAGCTATGATTATTGACGTGTCTAAACGTTAAAACAAAGCGTCGGAATTGTCGTTCACACGAGGCAGTCGTAAGAGAAGCTAATGGCTGAAAATTGAAGGGAGAAGAAGGTAGAATGCAACCTACAGTCTGAGAACTAGCTATGCACCAACAAAAACGAGTGTCACACATTACTTTAACAACTGTGTAGTAgatgtcgaccgattaatcggaatggccgatttgaCGTTTTCATCATGTGTAATAGgcatttttgggtgccgattacGGCCGATtatattgcaatccacgaggagactgcttggcaggctgaccacctgttacgagTGCAGACTGAAAGGAGCCatggtaaattgctagctagcattaaagttattttattaaaaacaattaacataatcactagttaactacacatggttgatgatattactagtttaactagcttgtcctgagTTGCATATAATGTGGTGCCTGCAATTGTgttacttctcttgcgttcagtgtatGCAGAGTCAGTGTCGCCAATTGAGCTACTTTGTCGCTATATTTagcagtattcagacccctctacagacacattttcaaaaaaattGACTAGTGACAAATCTAGCaactttttctggtgttattggagactcTGATGTGATAGCACGTATCGTATCGTTCTTACTCCGTGGGCCCCACGCtgtcccaaagcactcacaggctGCCCAGTCCTCCcgcagcagtccctcccagctgcagtcagagcaggagatgttcacccctcctcATCCAGATTGCAAATGAATCGCGCATGCGGGAGAAGCCACCACTGGCTGATCCCACCCTGGCTTACATTCAGGGCAGgatgtaaaatgtttttttgtctaaaataaatcactgcattTGACTCAGTCACTTAATCACCTTGTCCACTGTTtgtgtgcctctctgtgacataagctaaacatctagctggctagctcatcATGTCTTAGTCTAAACTGTACACTGAAAAATACAGAaaggagtgggaatcaaaccctgaaTTCGAAGGCTGGTTGAAGCCGTTTATTGGAGATGATACACGGCCATACTGCCTGTATTGTAAGGCTGATTTCTACACCAAACTTAGTGATGTAAAAAAACGCATGACAACTCAAAACATACTCAAAAGGCAAAGCCTTATAACAGTTCCACCCAAAACAAGCTGCCTGCCATTTATGGTTAAAAAAATTGACTGCAAAAAAGGCTGAGACCACCGTGGCATTAGCTATCGCTGAACACTGTTCCATGCTGGCATGTGATCATATTGGAGAAGCATGTAGAGCTGCTTTCTCAGACGCCACTGCTGCTACCCACTTCAAAGTGCACAGAAATGATTAATGGTGTTCTAGCACCATACTTTCTGAAAAAGTTGGTctcagatgtgggtgaccagcgtttcagcctcctcctcaatGAGTCCACAGATGTAAGTGTTTCTCAGTACCTGGGGGTTGTGATAAGGTACTTTAGTGACACCAAGCAGACAATTGTATCAACATTTCTGGGGCTTGTTGAGTTGGAGGGAGGCGATGCCAAATCTATAGCCCCTGCTGTTGTGGCTTTCCTTGAAGTGTTGTCTTAAAAAAGAAACTCCTGGGGATAGGGACTGACAATGCCTCTGTTATGATGGGGATTAACAATGGGGTCCATAAAGTGCTGAAGGAGGAGTATGGCTTCACATATCTGGTTCTTATTCGCTGTGTGCGCCACTCTCTGCAGCTTGCTGTAAGTCCTGCTTCCAATGACACCATCCCCTGTAGTGTGGAGTACTTGGTACGAGAGACTTATAACTGGTTTTCAGTGTCTCCAAAGCACAGAGAGGCCTACATGGCCATATATGAGACCATCAACTGTGGGGAGAAACCTTTACAGATAACCAAGGTGTGTGCCACACGTTGGCTCTTCATTGAACCCGCGGTTTCACGCATTTTGGACCAGTGGGAGGAGCTTAGGCTGCATTTCGCAATCACCAAGTCCATGGCTGAGGTTTTATACTCCATGTAAAGTGATCCTCAAAACATTGTATCTGACTTTTTTTGAAGTCAGTGCTGGTTGAGGAACAGTTAGCCATCAAGGCTTTTGAGGGAGAGCAAGTAGATCCTCTTAAGCTACTTGACAACTTGGTTAGCCTGATCAAGTTTGTGAGCAGCAGGGTGCTGAATCCACTGGCAAATGTTGATGTACTCAAAGGGCCAATAGATGGATACATCAGTCCCAAACCGTACCTTTGTTACCTTTTTGAGTCAAAGGCAGCTGAGCTCCACCTTGCGCCTGAGGATGGAAACAATGCCCGAAAGCGGTGTGTAGCCTTCACCATTTCCCTCACTAATGAGTTGAGGATGAGACTGTCGGACAACATTGAAAAATTGCAGTACATGTCAGTTTTTAATGTGGAGGACACTCAAGCACAATAAGAACCCTGGAGAAATAGAAAAAATAGCCAAGCTCCTTGCTGAACCTCAGTTGCTGAACCTGCCATAGAGAGCCTTGACCAAAATGACGATGACCCACTATTTCTGTGAGCCagcacagcctgtgtgtgtgtgtgtgtgtgtgtgtaggggagtcttgaaaaaaaaaactgaattagggccagactagttaccataatTTTCTCACATTGTCATTGACAGTTTTTTCTATTTTCACTTTTTgtggtccatttagattgttataaaacaaatgtaaaacatgttatggttaaaaatgttcatgttttactgtgacttgttgtaggctcctaagtgTACCAcaaggttaaaaaccaaaccaaattaagaaaactaaactaaaaaaataatattttgggtcacttttgccggtcccaagcccggataaatgaggagggttggaattgtgacataaaaaaaaacaagaatcgacagaagaaagttcatttgtagttctaaacatatttagtgtgtttttattcactttttgtctctcccacgaGGTTATTCCTCTCTCCCACAGCGCCCATCACAATTATATGCACATGGCCGattatgcaaattaggtgatGGCGTCATTTAGTGACTTCCAGggacttttaggacagccaatagctactttccttactgaggagttggcaacactggtcagggtatatgcatcagtttgggtcgcctggctcgttgcgaactgtgtgaagaccatttcttcctaacaaagaccgtaattaatttacCAAAATTTGACATAATTatgacaacattgaaggttgtgcaatgtaacagcgatatttagacttagggttgccacccgttcgataaaatacgtaacggttccgtatttcactgaaagaataaacgttttgttttcaaaatgatagtttccggattttaccatattaatgaccaaaggctcgtatttctgtgtttcttAAATTAtcattaagtctatgatttgatatttgatagagcagtctgactgagcggtggtaggcaccagcaggttCATAATTATTCAttcaaactagaggtcgaccgattaatcggaatggccgatgaattagggccgatttcaaattttcataaacaatcagaaatctgtgtttttggacaccgatttggccaattattattattatttttttacatctttatttaatctttatttaactaggcaagtcagttaagaacacattcttattttcaatgacggcctaggaacggtgggttaactgtctcgttcaggggcagaacgacagattttcaccttgtcaactcaggggattcaatcttgcaaccttacagttaactagactaacgctctaaccacctgcctctcattgcactccacgaggagactgcctgttacgtgaatgcagtaagccaagttaagttgctagctagcattaaacttatcttataaaaaacaatcaatcaattataatcactagttaactacacattgttgatgatattactagtttatctagcgtgttctgcgttgcatataatcgatgtggtgcgtatcgttgctccaatgtgtacctagccatgaacatcaatgcctttcttaaaatcaatacacagaagtatatttttaaacctgcatatttagctaaaagaaatccacgttagcaggcaatattaaaagaggtgaaattgtgtcacttctcttgcgttcattgcacgcagagtcagtgtatatgcaacagtttggcccgcctaatttgccagaatcttACGTAATTAtggcataacattgaaggttgtgcaatgtaacaggaatatttagactaatggatgtcaccccttagataaaatacggaacggttccgtatttcactgaaagaataaacgtcttgttttcgagatgatagtttccggattcgaccatattaatggcctaaggctcgtatttctatgtgtttttatgctataactaagtctatgatttgatagagcagtcttactgagcggtggtaggcagcagcaggctcgtaagcattcattcaaacagcacttccgtgtgctttgccagcagctcttcgttgtgcgtcaagcattgcactgtttatgacttcaagcctatcaactcacaagatgaggctggtgtaaccaatgtgaaatggtaatactaaagtgcctataagaacttccaatagtcaaaggttaatgaaatacaaatggtatagataaatagtcctataattcctataataactacaacctaaaatttcttacctgggaatattgaagactcatgttaaaaggaaccaccagctttcatatattctcatgttctgagcaaggaacttaaatgttagcttttttacatggcacatattgcacttttactttcttctccaacattttgtttttgcattatttaaaccttattgaacatgtttcattatttatttgagactaaattgattttatttagtaagttaagttaaaataagtgttcattgttcattcagtcttgttgtaattgtcattattacatatataaaaatcggccgattgatcggtatcggcttttttggcctccaataatcggtatcagtatcAGCGCtgtaaaatcataatcggtcgacctctactgtgTAGTACCACTTATTATACACTAGCTATAGTCTAGGTTAAAGGTGGGTTTTTTTCGACCAAGGCCATAGtacaaacaacaacaatatgtaccTTCATAGTAATTAAATGTAATCTATCAGTGGACTTGTCAATACATTTTCACACATAGCTCATATAGTCCTATAACTGCTTGCACACcgaacattgttaatgttgttagGGCCACCTAATATTGTTGACATTGTTAGGATCTACTTAACGTTGTCTTTGTCATCAAGCTAACTTTCTGAATTTGTGCTTTGTGTAGATGGACCTCTTCCACTGTCGTCTTTGCTCCTTTTTGTTCCTCCACTGCGTCTGGCATCTGCAGCTCTGTGGCAAGTTGTTCAGCGGAGAGACATAATGGACTATGGCTTGGTGGAGGAGTTTGTCACCACTGTGTTGGAGGTAGTTCCTGATCTGATGAGTTACAGAGAGCGAGTCCAACTCATCATGGGGCTGCGGGCACGGGTGAGAGATGGGacggatgggagaggagggatggggtagCACAGGGTGTATAATGCATAAAGTCTCTTAACTTGCATGTGTAACTTAATTGAATTTTCACTCTATCAGCTGGTTCTGGAGTTATGTCGTACAGATCAGCTAGTCGACCCCGAGACCATCCAGCCACACCTGAACAGGATGAGGACCTGTATCATCACTCTTAGTAAAAATGAGGTGAGTGCTGCTACTCAGTGTACAATCATGACTGATAACTCTGCTGGTGGTATACATTGGCTAGTTAAATTGACAGACTGTGTGTAATGCTTGCTGAAGACTCCTGATCCAGAGGTGGAGGCATCAAAATCCAACTTCCTGAAGCTGATTCAAAGCCTGCTGGAAGACCCAGTTAAAAGGGAACACTTTTTCCAGGTCAGTGTTGTCACTGACTGTGTAGCTGATAAGTTATTCAGAAAGACGTGGCGTTCTATCTTTCTTTCACTTGGAGTAGGTTAACATAAAATAATACTCAAAAGCATGGACCATTTTCTTCTTGTTTACTTCTTAGACTGTTTTTCTAGAGGAATTTGGACCCAAGTATGAGTCCACACTGCAGAGTCTGGTGTGGGACTTCCTTTCTAGGCTGGAGAAGCTGCTTCCGACACCAACCCTtcatcaggtaccatactaacaTGTTATTACCATCAGCCTTCTTTCATGCATGTTTTTATACAAAAAAAATGCATGCATATGATAACTTTTGTCTAATGCTCTTTTAAAGTCATTCTTCTTTCCAATAGACTGCAGCATGGTTCCTACCGGACCACTCTGTTCTAGAGGAGTGCGTGCAGTCAGTGTGTCACCCTGAGCCATTGAAGACCCTTCTCCAGTACCACAAGCCATATAGACATCTGGACAACAATGGTAAGGGGTAGACTTAGAAAATTAAAAGAACGCTATCCATTGTATTTATGTTACGTGGAGCTTTTTTGTCGCTGTCGGAAGGAAACCTCTATCTCCAAAACAGATTATTtcagaaaattgaaaaaaaaatgccATAATTTACCATTAAACGAACATAAAATTATAAATCTTCAGAAGCTATTTAGAATACATTTTCTTAGTCCTAGAGTCATGAAATGTTCAGAGTACATAGAAGGGAGTTACTGCTTTCAATACATGTAAAAAGGGAGTTAAGGTTTTCATCCTTGTGAATGTCAAGACATTGATTTGTGTCCTAAAACTACAAAAGTAGGATCTGGGTTTGATATATAACATTTCTAATGTTTGACTTGCATGTTTTGATATAGACTTGTTTTCTTGTCCTCAGCTCTATCTTCGGGTGACAACCAAAGCTCGCTGTCACTCTCGCTCCTAGAAACAGTTGAGATCCTTGAAACAGAGATCAAATCAGATCCTATGCAGGGGTTTATGAACATTCTAAGCTCTGCCTCATCTGTCAACGAGTCAGAAATGAACAGCCATTTTCACCAACCTCAAACTGACAGTAGGCTGAAAATCCAAAGAAACCCTCACAGCAGCCAACCGGAAGTACAGGAGAGTTCTAGCTTGTctacttcctgtctgttcctTCAGCCCACAGTGCTGCTGCACAGACTTGACCTTGCTGATATGCCGTTACCTGTGTCCTCTCCAACATTGAGTCCAACATTGAGGATAAAGAGTGTACCTCAGTATTCTTTGACGCCTGACCCATCCTATACAATGGGGAAATCTAACAGAAGCAAGCGTGTCAAAATGTGCTCTTTATGTGGGAAGACTTTTATTGAAGCAGAAGATTTGATGGCACACATGAGATCTCACACTGAGCAGAGTCCTTACCAGTCTTTTGAAGAGCTTAACATGTCTACATCTTTTGAGGATGGGATAGAGATATCCCAGCCCCATAGCACTTCACCCCTGAGCCCAACAACCTCCGAAGTTTGTCCCACTCCAAGACAGTCCTCCAAATCCAGACAGTCCTCCAAATCCAGAACATGTCACGTGTGTCACAAGACtttctatactgtatattcaaTGAGAAAGCACATGATTTTCAAACATGATCAGCTCCTTTACCAGTGCCTTGACTGTGGAGAACAATTTGAGAGAAAGTTTCATTTGAGGGAACATAAGGCAGAGTGCCATCCCACTCTGTCATCCAAAGCCAGAACATGCCATTTGTGTAACAAGACTTTCGGCAGCCCATATTTAATGAGAAAGCACCTAAAATCCCAACATGATCAGCTCCCTTACCAGTGCCGCGATTGTGGAGAACATTTTAAGAGGAAATGTCATTTGAAGGAACATAAGAAAAACTGCCCCACAATGTTTTCCTGCCTCAGCTGTGGAGAAAAGTTTGAGGAAAGGTGTCATTTGAAGGAGCATAAAAAAGTGTGCTTGGCAGTGAGAAAgctcttctcttgctctctgtgcAAGAAGACATTCATTGGAGCAAGGGGGTTGACCGCACACATGAGATCTCACGAGAAAAGGTCTAATTTGAAAGAACCTGAAGTGTGCTTAGCTGCAAAGAGGCGCCACTTTTGCTCGATGTGTAATAAAACATTCATTAAAGGACACGATTTGAAAGCACACTGGAGATCATGCACTTACCAGTGCACCCAGTGTTTGCAAAGCTTTGAACATCAGGAGAACTTACAGAAACATCTGCAGTATGCTCGTGAGGAGGCAGCTCAACTGGAAGAGGTTAACACGTCTACACCATCTtttgaggaggagatggagacatcCCAGCCCCACAACACTTCCAATGTTCGTCGCAATCAAAGATACTCTTTCAGAGCCAGAACATGCCGTCTGTGTCACAAGACTTTCAACAGTATAGCTTTAATGCGAACGCACCTGAATTCAAAACATGCTCAGCTCCCTTACCAGTGCCTCTGCTGTGGAGAGAATTTCAAGAGGAAGATTAATTTCAAAGCACATAGGAAAGAGCGCCATCCCACTCCAAGTCTCCAACCCAAGGAGTCCGTCAAAGCCAGAACATGCCGCTTGTGTCACAATACTTTTGACAGTACATTTTTTATGAAAAAGCACCTCAAATCCCAACATGGCCAGCTCCCTTACCAGTACCTGGGCTGTGGAGGAAATTTCATAAAGAACTGTCATTTGAGGGAGCATAAAAAAGAGTGCTTTCAGAGACCACAGCAAGACTTGAGGGAGTCAAATGAGGGAGTCGATCCAAACCAGCACCAAAGGGATGTTGATCCAGCAAATAGCAGCAGCTCTCTGGCAACaagggagagtgagacagagattccACAGTCCCACAGCTCTTTAAACCTTATAACCTCCGATACACCCCCCACTCAGAAACCCTATCTTTGTGAAATATGTGGTAAGGATTTCCTGATGCTGTTTCGAATGAAAGAACATATGAGAGCACACACAGGAGAGCGCCCTTTCCCTTGCCGAGACTGtggcaaaggttttagcagaagGCGGAGTCTGAAACGCCATCGATTGATTCATACAGAAGGTCGGCCATTCCTTTGCACAGACTGCGGCAAACGTTTTTCTACAGAGGCCAGTCTGAAATCCCATCGACTGATTCATACAGGAGAACGACCATTTGCATGCACTTTATGCAAGTTGAGCTATCTCACAAAAAAACACCTGCAAAGACATATgaaaaaacattgttttaaaacaaaacattttaacgGTGTGTATGATGTGCAAAAGCTTTTTTTTACAGTGAGTAGTCAGTTGAGTCCAGCTGTTGTGTGTACATTTTCCAATTTAAGTAACCcagcctgagacctgaagacttggtTTTACAAGGTGATGGGCAGGCTtaagctcagcaggctaacacagtcttgttgTGCACAGGAGACCTGGTCTCGAATCCAGTAAGTAACACCAGCAACCCCTTCTCACCAAATTTTTCTACTGAATTTACTTTTAGTACTGCAAATGACTTTTACTTTGACTCATTATTATGATGAATGTGTCGTTTTAGATTGTATTCCTCGTGGAGAATTGATAACATTACTGCCTCAGGTGTATATGTGTTCATCCTGTCCTACAAATCAATTACGCATCTTCTGTGTTTTATTAGTCATGCCACATGTAATTtttagtggtgtaaagtacttaagtattactttaaagtatttttacttaagtcttttttgggtatctgtactttactattcatattttttaccacttttacttcactacattccaaaagaaaataatgtactttttactccatacatttgccctgacacccaaaagcactcgttacattttaaatgcttaacaggacaggaaaatgccccaattcacacacttatctagAGAACATCCCACCTGTCTATGaactggcggactcactaaacacaaatacttcatttgtaaattatgtttgagtgtgcccctggctatgcgTCAAATAAATATCCAAGAAATGTGTGCCGCCTGGTTTGTTAacataaggaattttaaatgatttttacTTTCTTGATACTTaattatattttagcaattacattttacctttgacacttaagtatatttaaaaccaaatacttttagacttttacccaagtagtattttattgggtgactttcacttttacttgagtcattttctattaaggtaccttttacttttactcaagtatgacaattgtgtatTTTGTCCACCACTGGTAATTTTCTCTTGACTTGAATGTATTTACATGCagagaaaatgttttttaaaaatgactGTTTCAGTAAATTTACTTCTCagcattata contains:
- the LOC121840667 gene encoding uncharacterized protein LOC121840667 isoform X5, with protein sequence MQNQLPEKEDGPLPLSSLLLFVPPLRLASAALWQVVQRRDIMDYGLVEEFVTTVLEVVPDLMSYRERVQLIMGLRARLVLELCRTDQLVDPETIQPHLNRMRTCIITLSKNETPDPEVEASKSNFLKLIQSLLEDPVKREHFFQRNLDPSMSPHCRVWCGTSFLGWRSCFRHQPFIRLQHGSYRTTLF
- the LOC121840667 gene encoding zinc finger protein 26-like isoform X1, producing the protein MQNQLPEKEDGPLPLSSLLLFVPPLRLASAALWQVVQRRDIMDYGLVEEFVTTVLEVVPDLMSYRERVQLIMGLRARLVLELCRTDQLVDPETIQPHLNRMRTCIITLSKNETPDPEVEASKSNFLKLIQSLLEDPVKREHFFQTVFLEEFGPKYESTLQSLVWDFLSRLEKLLPTPTLHQTAAWFLPDHSVLEECVQSVCHPEPLKTLLQYHKPYRHLDNNALSSGDNQSSLSLSLLETVEILETEIKSDPMQGFMNILSSASSVNESEMNSHFHQPQTDSRLKIQRNPHSSQPEVQESSSLSTSCLFLQPTVLLHRLDLADMPLPVSSPTLSPTLRIKSVPQYSLTPDPSYTMGKSNRSKRVKMCSLCGKTFIEAEDLMAHMRSHTEQSPYQSFEELNMSTSFEDGIEISQPHSTSPLSPTTSEVCPTPRQSSKSRQSSKSRTCHVCHKTFYTVYSMRKHMIFKHDQLLYQCLDCGEQFERKFHLREHKAECHPTLSSKARTCHLCNKTFGSPYLMRKHLKSQHDQLPYQCRDCGEHFKRKCHLKEHKKNCPTMFSCLSCGEKFEERCHLKEHKKVCLAVRKLFSCSLCKKTFIGARGLTAHMRSHEKRSNLKEPEVCLAAKRRHFCSMCNKTFIKGHDLKAHWRSCTYQCTQCLQSFEHQENLQKHLQYAREEAAQLEEVNTSTPSFEEEMETSQPHNTSNVRRNQRYSFRARTCRLCHKTFNSIALMRTHLNSKHAQLPYQCLCCGENFKRKINFKAHRKERHPTPSLQPKESVKARTCRLCHNTFDSTFFMKKHLKSQHGQLPYQYLGCGGNFIKNCHLREHKKECFQRPQQDLRESNEGVDPNQHQRDVDPANSSSSLATRESETEIPQSHSSLNLITSDTPPTQKPYLCEICGKDFLMLFRMKEHMRAHTGERPFPCRDCGKGFSRRRSLKRHRLIHTEGRPFLCTDCGKRFSTEASLKSHRLIHTGERPFACTLCKLSYLTKKHLQRHMKKHCFKTKHFNGVYDVQKLFFTVSSQLSPAVVCTFSNLSNPA
- the LOC121840667 gene encoding zinc finger protein 26-like isoform X2; this encodes MQNQLPEKEDGPLPLSSLLLFVPPLRLASAALWQVVQRRDIMDYGLVEEFVTTVLEVVPDLMSYRERVQLIMGLRARLVLELCRTDQLVDPETIQPHLNRMRTCIITLSKNETVFLEEFGPKYESTLQSLVWDFLSRLEKLLPTPTLHQTAAWFLPDHSVLEECVQSVCHPEPLKTLLQYHKPYRHLDNNALSSGDNQSSLSLSLLETVEILETEIKSDPMQGFMNILSSASSVNESEMNSHFHQPQTDSRLKIQRNPHSSQPEVQESSSLSTSCLFLQPTVLLHRLDLADMPLPVSSPTLSPTLRIKSVPQYSLTPDPSYTMGKSNRSKRVKMCSLCGKTFIEAEDLMAHMRSHTEQSPYQSFEELNMSTSFEDGIEISQPHSTSPLSPTTSEVCPTPRQSSKSRQSSKSRTCHVCHKTFYTVYSMRKHMIFKHDQLLYQCLDCGEQFERKFHLREHKAECHPTLSSKARTCHLCNKTFGSPYLMRKHLKSQHDQLPYQCRDCGEHFKRKCHLKEHKKNCPTMFSCLSCGEKFEERCHLKEHKKVCLAVRKLFSCSLCKKTFIGARGLTAHMRSHEKRSNLKEPEVCLAAKRRHFCSMCNKTFIKGHDLKAHWRSCTYQCTQCLQSFEHQENLQKHLQYAREEAAQLEEVNTSTPSFEEEMETSQPHNTSNVRRNQRYSFRARTCRLCHKTFNSIALMRTHLNSKHAQLPYQCLCCGENFKRKINFKAHRKERHPTPSLQPKESVKARTCRLCHNTFDSTFFMKKHLKSQHGQLPYQYLGCGGNFIKNCHLREHKKECFQRPQQDLRESNEGVDPNQHQRDVDPANSSSSLATRESETEIPQSHSSLNLITSDTPPTQKPYLCEICGKDFLMLFRMKEHMRAHTGERPFPCRDCGKGFSRRRSLKRHRLIHTEGRPFLCTDCGKRFSTEASLKSHRLIHTGERPFACTLCKLSYLTKKHLQRHMKKHCFKTKHFNGVYDVQKLFFTVSSQLSPAVVCTFSNLSNPA